The uncultured Tolumonas sp. DNA window TACCTAGTCCTTGAGCACATTCTCAACTCCCAGTGGTTCGTGCATGCGCTGCAATTCGTCTTCACTGAACAAGGCCTCGGCATTCAAAATGATCAAAAAGCCATTTTCTTGCCGTGCCATACCCAGAATAAATTGCGTATTGATCCCGGTACCAAACTCAGGGGGGGGTTCAATCTGGCTTTGTTCGATATCCAGTACTTCATCCACGGCATCGACGATCAATCCGGCGAGTTGGCTGGTTTTACCGATTGGCAGTTCGAGGATAATAATACAAGTCCGTCGGCCTACTTCGGTCGGTTTACCACCAAAGCGAAACGCTAAATCAATCACTGGCACCACATTGCCACGTAAATTCAGCACTCCACGCACGTAACCGGGCATCATAGGCACAGTCGTGACTTGCCCATATTCGATGATCTCTCTGACCCGATCGATCGGCAGGGCCAGCGCCGTTTGCATGCAACGGAAAGAGAGGTTTTGCCCTGCACCCCAATCAACCGTTGGCTGATATGGCGTTACTTCCCGCGTTGTATTGTTTTGTAATGCCTCCATCGCGTTTACTCCTAGAACTGCACAAACTGTTCATCACCACTGTCAGGTTGCAGGTGCGCTGATCTTACTTTTCCAGCTTGCGCTTTTATTTGTCTCGTTACCTTCTTGCTGGTGGGTTTGAGCGAGGCATCACCATTGACCTTGAAGTAATTGATGAGATCGATCAATTGCCCGGCTTGTGCGGTCATCTCTTCAGCAGTCGCAGCCAGCTCTTCGGATGCGGACGCATTTTGCTGGGTGATCTGACTGAGCTGACTCATGGCAATGTTGATTTGTGCGACACCACTGGTTTGTTCTTGAGAGGCGGCAGTGATTTCCTGCACTAAATCGGAGGTGCGTTTGATATCCGGCACCAATTGTTCAAATAAATTACCGGCTTGTTCGGCCAGAGACACACTGCTGCTGGCGACCTGGCCAATTTCTTGTGCCGCAATTTGGCTGCGTTCCGCCAGTTTACGTACTTCTGCGGCAACTACTGCGAAGCCCTTACCGTGTTCACCGGCACGGGCTGCTTCAATCGCCGCATTCAGTGCCAGCAGATTGGTTTGGTAGGCAATATCATCAATGATGCTGATTTTACCGGCGATCTGTTTCATGGCACTGACGGTTTCCTTCACTGACTGACCACCGCGTTCCACATCATTGGCGGCTTTCGATGAGATGGAATCAGTGACTTTAGAGCTTTCCGTATTCTGGGCAATGGATGCAGAGATCTGCTCCATCGAGGCGGAAGTTTCTTCCACACTGGCGGATTGTTCGCTAGCGGCCTGGCTTAATGATTGCGAGGTCGCACTAACTTCTTCCGAGGCACTGGATAACGCATCAGAAGAGGAGCGGACTTCGCTGATGATATGATTTAACTTCGCCACCATCTCTTTCATGGCATAGAGCAGCGATTGCTTATTGTTTTCGTTAGTCTCGACTTCCACCGTTAAATTACCGGCCGCAATCTGGCGGGTAATATCAGCTGCATAATCCGGTTCACCACCGAGTTGTTTAACTATCCGGTAAGCAATGAATATGCCCATTGCAATGCCAAATAAAGCTGCAATCGCAATAATAATGAACATTTGTTGTGCGCTGCTGTTAAATATACTTTCGATAGTCTCATTGGTTTTCTGAGACTGATGTTCCATATTTTTACTGAGGTCATCCAACTGTTTACGAGAGTCATTCACCACCTTGATAAATTCAGTTTGTAGATAATGAAATGCTGGCGTCTCAGTCACCAGCGGTTGCTGGTTGATCAGGCTGACCATATTCGCGACTCCCGCTTTATATGCTACCCAGGTTTTATCAAAATCCTGCAGCCGGGCTTTGCCTTCGTCAGTGATCACTGTCTTTCTGGCATGCTCGATGTTGTCTTCTAATTCGTTCATCAGTGCATCCAGCTTGGACTGATCGCTGCGGCGCTGTTCTTCGGTCGATACCAGCATCATATTGCGGACGGTGCGGGCAATATCATTGCGGATGGTGTTGGCATCTTTGATTTTACTGAGACCAATCAGGTCGCGATCTGTAATCAAATCGCTCATCTCATGTAACTTTTTCATGTTGACATAACCAATGCTACCGACGGCTACAGTGACGAGCGTCAGCGTGATAAAGGCCAGTAATAGTCGGGTGCGTAAACGCAGATTACCTAACAGATTCATGCTCTTCCCTTGGTTCTGATTGTGCTGTTTCGCAGGGTGTCGCCATTAAGTTATTCAGGCGATGATGTACTCGTTTTTGTAAACCAGGAATATCAAGGATCAGAGCTACATGCCCGGAACCGAGAATGCTTGAGCCGCTTATGTCATGCAAATGTTCAAATAATGCTCCCAGCGGTTTGATGACTATTTGCTGTTCGCCTAACAAGGTGTCAACAACCAGCCCCAGTTTTTGTTTACCTTGTCGGACGACGACAATGTTTTCCCTTTGCGGTTTTTTGCTGTCTACTCCGAAATGTTCGCGCAGACGAACGATAGGCAGTGGCTTTCCACGCAGTTCGAGATAGCTGTAAGTCCGATCACCGATATCACTGTGGTGGGCTTCGAGACATTCAGTGACTGATTGCAGCGGCAGGACCAGCGGAGTATCACCGACACTGATCAGGAAACCGTCAATAATCGCCAGCGTGAGTGGCAATCGGATACGTACGCAACACCCCTTTCCGGGAACGGAATCAAGATCAATGGAGCCGCGTAACGCATCGATACTGCGTTTGACGACATCCATACCAACACCACGGCCAGACAGATTGCTGATGCTGTCAGCAGTAGAAAATCCGGGGGCAAAAATCAACTGATAAAGTGCTTGTTCATCCAGTTGTTCGTTGGTATTTAACAGCCCTTTTTCGAGCGCTTTCTGACGAATGCGTTCCGGGTTTAAACCCCGGCCATCATCTTGTACCTCGATCACCACATTCCCAGATTCATGGTAGGTCATTCAGATGTAGCACCCCTTTGGCTGGTTTACCGGCGGCCAAGCGTTCTTCCGCCGTTTCGATACCATGATCCAGCGCATTGCGGACCAGATGGGTGAGTGGGTCGGCAATTTTTATCAACCACAGTTTTATCCAGTTCGGTCTCAGCACCGTTGATCTGTAACTGAATTTCTTTACCCAAATCTTTACTGGTATCGCGGATCAAACGATGAAAACGCGTCAAGGTATCGCCGATCTCGACCATGCGCAGACGTAAGGCGATTTCACGGATCTGTTCGACATACTGATTAATCGTCGACATGGACTCTTGCAATAGCGGATTCCCTTGCTGGCGAGCCAGTGTTTCACCACCCGCTGCAGCAATGACCAGTTCGCCGACCAGATTGATCAGATCGTCCATTTTTTTGGCTGATATTTTTAACAGCGCGCTTTCATGCTGTTTTTGTTCGCGGATCTGTTGTTGTTTTTGTAAGGCAGCATCGACGGCAATCGCCGGAACGGCAACCGTCTTGTACTAACATGTCGCCGATTTTTGTAGTCTGGGTTTGTTCGGTCTGTTTTTTGCAGACTGCGCGTCAGCTCATTGGCGGTGAGCAGACCACTGGCGACCAGAATTTCACCGAGACGAGCTTCATCTTGCGGTAATGCGGCAATCAGAGACAGATAATCTTCTACCTGACTATCGGGTGGCAGAATGCGGATCTGGGCTAATTCCTGAATGAATTCAAAGACGGACCTCAATTTCTGCTTTACTGGCCTCCGTTTGCAGATCGAGCTCCAGCCCGAGATAGCAATTTTCTGCCTGAAATTCGGACCAATCGGGCAGTTCGCTCTGGATGAGATAAATGTGTTGCAGGGTACCCAATTTACTTATTAAGTAGCGAACAAAAGATGCCGGATCAAAACCGTATTGCAGCAACTGACGATCAAAACGCAGCGAAATGTGCCAGCTGGCCAGCAGATTAGCAGCTGCGACCGGTTCGCGTTCCACCGGAGCGGGTGATGCCGTGGTTGCTGGTAGCGCAGACATGTCGCTGTGACCCAGTGTTTGTAATAGACTCAGTAATTCGGGGTTGGCTTCATCGAGGGCGGAAGGAGTGCCGGTTTGTTCCAGTTGTGTAATTTCGCCACGCAAGATATCCAGTGCACTCAATAATGCGGTGATCATCTCTCCGTTGAGAATCAATTCGCCATCACGAACCCGCATGATCAGATTTTCCATCTGATGGGCAAAGCGTACAAAACCATCGAGAGAAAAAAGACCCGCAGACCCTTTCAGGGTATGCATGGCACGAAACAAGCCATTGATCGTATCTTCATCAGCAGCCTGTTCATCGAGTGCCAGCAAAGCTGTCTCTGCACTCTGGATCAGCTCTTTGGCCTCTTCCAGAAAACTGACCAGTAATTGTTCCCACTGCTCCTGATCAAACATGGTCACTCCTTAATGCTGTGGCAACACAATGTCGTCACCAAAAAAGGCTGCGAGCTGAAAAAGGTCAATTAATTCAATCACAGCCTGAGAGTGGCGGATCAGATGCAGGTGTTCACCCAGCCATTTATGTAGTGCAAGTAGGCAGTTGCAAGCCTGCTGTGTCGATTTCATCCACTTCTTGTAAATCGACCGTGAGTGATTCCGGCGCGGTCAGCGGCTTTAACATCTCTTGTATCCCGGCAACTTCGTAAATCGTTAACGGGCCGCTTAACGATAAATTCCATTGTCCGGCAGCGGACTCTTCCAAAGTAACCGGCATGATAACCTCGCGTTACATAAGTAGTTTTTCTACAGCTGCTAACATTAGTTCTGGCTGGAAAGGTTTGACGATCCAGGCTTTGGCACCGGCGGCCTGGCCCTCACGCTTTTTTCCTTCCTGTGATTCGGTGGTGAGCATAATGACAGGGGTAAATCGATGTTCTGGTTTAGCCTTGATGGCTTTCAGCAAGGTAATGCCATCCATATTGGGCATATTGACGTCACTGATCACCAGATTAACTCGCTGAGAACCCAGTTTTTGCAAAGCATCCACACCGTCACAGGCATCAACAACGGTGTAACCTTTAGTCAGTAAGGTGGCTTTGACCAGTTGGCGAATAGACATTGAGTCATCAACAATTAATACCGTTTTACCCATAATGGCTTACCTCAAAAAAACGTGATATCGCTGCTTGTGGTATGGCTAATACGTCCTTTGTACTCTTCTTCGGTGCTAAATCGCTTTTGGAACGCTTGTTTCCAGCTGTTTTCATCCAACTGTTCTAAGTTGTCATCTACCGTTCCGGCTATGTTCACAATGTCGGTTTGCAGGTGGTGCAGGATCTGATTAACCCGATCCTGAAACTGTAATTTGATAATAATTTGCTCGATGTTGTTTTCTGTTTCACAGGACAGGTTATGCAGACGGTGGCCGGCATCATGTAATAAATTGATCTCTTCCCCGAGACGTTCGGTAACTTCATTGACGGAACGATCGAGTAATTGCAGGTTCGACTCATCATGTTGTACTAATCGTTCAGCCGCATTAATCGTGGCTTGAATAGCTGCGGTGATCGCCTCGATTTTTTTACCGATATCGCGACCGGTTTCACCTGATTTGCCGGATAAAGTACGGACTTCATCGGCGACTACGGCGAAACCTCGACCTGCTTCACCGGCACGAGCGGCTTCAATGGCCGCATTCAATGCCAGCAGATTGGTTTGACTGGCTAACACCTGCACAGCGCCGGCCATTTTTTTCATCTCATCCATGTATTGCGCCAGATCGGCAATGGTGTGTTGCAGTTCCGCTTTATGGGTAAGACCTGAATGGAAGGCTTCGATGACGGAGGCAAGTTTGACCTGGGTGTCATCCAGTGTCCGGGTCATCACCGAATCACTGTTATCGGTACCGAATAACGATAAACTGGACTGATTTTCCTCACGCATACGCGAGGTCATATCATTAAATGGCTGGATCAGCCCTTCAATGTTGTGCTGTATCAGATCGGACGCGACCTGAATTTGCTGTTGCCAAGCAGTCATTACGCGGCTTAACACATTCAGTTGGGGAGTGTTGTCTGGAGGTAAATTAACTAGTGCGGGTTCGTTTTTATCTAGTGCCAGAAAAACCTCACGTCGCCGTTGGGTTATTACCAGCAGTTGTATTGCCAAACTGGCAACTAATAAAACATAGCCGGCTTCAGGCAAATTTAAAGCAAGCAAACCCGTTGCAACGAGGGTAAAGACCCAAGCCATCCAAGCCATACTGATACTCCCGTACTCTTAGAATTATGATGTTTCAGTATTTAAGAGTAGTTAACGGAAGAATTGTTGCCAGTCTATGTAAAGAAAAAAGATTTACATGAGTACAAATTAATATAAGGCGGGAGAAGAGCAGAATAACCGCAAACCAGACAGTTTGCGGTTATCAAAACAGAGAGGAAATTAAGACTGTAAGTCGTCCATGACCGCGCTGATTTTGTGGATCGCGAGATCAGCACCTTCGTGTTCGTCTTCTTGTGACAGACGCAGGCCAACCACTTTTTTCATCGTGCCATAGACCAGCAATGCACCAGCTACAGCAATCACAATACCGAGTACAGTGCCCAGCAGCTGTGACATAAAGGAAACGCCACCAATGCCACCTAATGCGGTGCTGCCAAAAATGCCGGCCGCAATACCACCCCAGGCGCCACACAGGCCGTGCAGTGGCCAGACCCCTAACACGTCATCGATTTTTGGACGACGTTGCAGCAGCGTGAATACGGTGATGAAGATAGCACCAGCGATCCCGCCGACAACCAGCGCACCGACTGGATGCATCAGATCAGAACCGGCACAAACGGCTACTAAGCCAGCTAATGGGCCGTTATGAATAAAGCCGGGGTCGTTTTTACCTAACAGCATCGCCACTAATGTGCCGCCAACCATGGCCATCAAGGAGTTAACTGCCACTAATCCGCTGATACCACTCAGTTTTTGTGCAGACATCACGTTAAAACCAAACCAACCGACAATCAGGATCCATGAACCGAGCGCCAGCATCGGAATATTAGATGGGGCAAAACTGAAAATCTGATGACCACGCACACGGCCACGGCGGGTGCCTAACAAAATCAGCGCCACTAAACCAATCCAGCCACCCACTGCATGCACTACGACGGAACCGGCAAAGTCATGAAACGGTGCACCGAAATGCGAGGTGAACCATTCTTGCACGCCAAAACGGCCATTCCAGGCAATACCTTCAAAAAGTGGATAAATAAAACCCACAATCAGAAACGAGCTGCACAACATTGGGTAGAAACGGGCACGTTCAGCGATACCGCCACTGACAATCGCTGGAATAGCCGCTGCGAAGGTCAGCAAGAAGAAAAAGCGTGTCAGTTCTAACCCGTTTTGAGTCATCAGGGTGCTGGCACTACTGAGAAAACTTTTATCGTAAGCCAGATAATAACCAATGAAAAAATAGGCGATAGTGGAGATGCCAAAATCAGTAATGATCTTAACTAGCGCATTAACCTGGTTTTTACTACGAACCGTACCGAGCTCCAGAAAAGCAAAGCCCGCGTGCATGGCCAAAACCATGACCGCGCCCAGCAGTAAAAACAGTGTATCGGCACCTGTAGTCAGGGTTGCGATTGCATTTGTGGTTTCCACCAACATCTCCTCTGTAAATTCAAATTTTACGCCCCATTTTTGTGCTGCTATAACAACAGAAAGCAATTATGGGTTTCTTTTGACTCAAAATAGAGCTATTCACCATCTTGGGGCGCTAAGAAGATACACAAAACATGCCAGAGTCATTGGAAAATGAAATTGGGCTTATAAAGCAATAAGTTAAGTATGGTTATTATTTTATAAGCGCTAGCATAGCGAGAAAATATAACCATTTTGGTGCTATTGTGCACAAAAATAATGCGATTGAGTGTGGGCAGGAAAACTATCCTGCTGCAGTGCAGCAGGATGGAGGAGTCAGGACAAACTTAAGCGGTAATATTCTGCGGCTTTTTCAAACAGACGTTGGTGTTCCATGATACCTGCTAACGCCCGTTGATCGGCTGCTGTCGGCTGTAATGAAACACTGCGTTCCAGATAACCTTGCGCTAAGACATATTGTTGTTGCTGATAATAAATATGACCCAACGCAGACAGTAATGCCGGTGACTGCGGATGTTGTTTCAGCTGCTGTAACAATGATTTCAATAATGCTGAATAATCATTTAACTGCAGGCGGGCACAACGTTGCCACAACGCTTCATCGGCTTGTTTGCGCAATAACGGTGCTAACAATTCAAATGCAGCCTGATGTTGTTGCTGCTGGATCAGCGTATCAATCAACAGCAACAGTAAACTTTGTGTATGCCGAACAGTACGCGGTTGCTGTTGCCAGAACGCCAGCAGCGCGGTTTCATCCTGTTCTTGTAAAATATGGTTGAACTGTGCCTGATAACATTGCGCCTGTGCCGAGCTGTAATCAGTGTCGTTAAGCAGCTGTTGTTTGCGCAATAAAGGCAGTAATTCCAGTTCTGCCTGCCAAGCATGTTGCGCCTGATAAACTGCGCGTAACCGTTGCAGGATCTGCGGATGTTGCGGCCAGCGTTGGCGTAGCTGTTCCAGCAAATCGCGGCTTTGTTGCCATTCCCCCTGATCTTGCAGTAGGCGGTTTTGTGTCAGCTGAATAGCCAGCTGTGCTTGCGGGTCAGACTCTTCAGCTTTTTGCAGATATTCATCGCGTTTCTGGAACTCTCCCTGGGCATGAGCCGCTTCAGCGGCCGAGAGGTAATTCAGTAACGGCAGCTCACTTTGGCCGGCTCCACGCAGCATCAGGTGCTCTGCGCGCTGATATTCACCTTCAACTAAAGCGGCCATGCCTTTGTGGGTCTGGCGTTGTGCTTTGGCATAACGGTGATTGCTCCACCAGCCACGTAAACCACGACGCACACTAAACAAGCGGCTTAAGATATTTTCCGTCAGCAACAGTAAAAAATAGAACACTACAGCAATGATGGTGGCAGTAACCACACTCATTTCAATCGTGTAATCAGCGACGGAAATCAGTACATATCCCTGATGATCAGCCAGCTGCGGGCCAAATAACAGCGCCGCAGCCAGAATCACCAATAAGACTATCAAACGGATCATCCTGTCTCTCCTTAGCGTGCTGCCGGGGCGGTTTGCCAGCGTTCACTGAGCATTTTTTCCAGCAGCGGCTGTACCGCAAATGTTTGCGGATAGTGTGCGGTAATATCAACTTCCTGCAATGCGGTCAGCTCTTTTTGCATGAATTGGGTGGCACTGTCATCGGGTTCGTAATAATCATCCAGCCAGCTTTGTGCTTTTTGCAGATGATTACGGAAATTGGCTTGTTCCTGACGCAGCAAACTGAGTTGCGCCAGTTGCAGTTGCAGGCGCAGATTTTCCTGCAGATAGGCCGATTGTTCCGGTGATAACAAAGCCTCCACATCACTATTACGGCGGCGAATGGTCACAAAGTGTTCGGCAAACTGTTTGGCGCTCTTTTCGAGATTACTTTTCCAATCACTGAGTTGGTCGCTGACTTCATCATCCACCGGATCATTGTCCAGTTTTGGATCTGATCCTTTGATTTTTAACTGGTCAATATTATCCAGTAACGTGCCTACGCGCAGTGATAAACCTTCACGATCGATCTCTGGGGCTGATTTCAGCTTGGCGATATCGTCGGCCAGCGCTTTACGTAATGGGATCAAAGAGGGGTCGGCAATGGCCTGAATACGGCTGTCGGCATCGATCAATAAGGCGCTGGCGGTCGTGAGATCCTGTTCCAGCCATAATTTACGACCCGCCATGCGTACCAGATAACTGGCTTCCGCCAGCATCCAATCATTCGGGCGTTGATGCTCTTTTTCCTGCCATTTTTGTTCTAATTCGCGCTGGCGGCTGTCCAGTTTTAACTGTTGTTCGCCGAAGCTGGCTAATGCGTCTTTGACTGTTTGTTGTCCGGCCATAATTGGCGTTTGTTCGCTGTGGAATTGTTGTAATTCACTACGTAATGCAGCTAATTCCTGTGCCGATTGCTGTTGTTGCTGATAAACATAGAAACTGAAACCACCGATGCCGGCTATCAGTACTAACAACAGGCCGATGGCCGTTTTTGATGAACTGCGACGTCTCACAGTGCGATGTTTTGGCTCCTGCCCGGTTGGTGGCAGTGATGATTCCTGCGCTTCACTCATGCGTTATATCCTCTGGATTATTCTGTAATGCAGCCACCACAGCTTCATGCTGTACGCCCGACATAATAGTCACTCTGTTGAAGCCTGCCTGGTGAATTTCATCCGCGGTGCGCTGGCTTGGTACAAACCAGAGTTGTGAGGATAACCAGTCACTTGCTGTTTCAGGTAACAGTCGTATTAATTGCCGGAACAATTTGCTACTGCTGATGATAACACTGTCGACACCGGCTGCCTGCCATTCCTGTAATAAAGGGGCGCCATCTGTATGCAGATAGTGACGACGATAACATTCAAGGTAAGAAACATGCGCGCCGAGCTCAAGTAAAACATCAGCCAATAATTCACGACCGCCGTTACCACGCAGAATTAAGAACATTTTTCCCCGTGGCGGATTGCAGAGAACGGGTAGTGCTAATAAACCTTCACTACGGGCATCGGTTGGGCTGATGACCCTGAACTCCCTGCTGTTGCCATTGCGCAGCGGTGGTGGCACCGACGGCAAGATAAATGCAGTGTGACGGCCAGCTGGTCTGCTGTTGTACTAGTTGCTCGCTGGCATATTGCACTGCTGCCACGCTGATCGCGATGACGATATCCGCTTGTGACAAACGAGAGGTCAGGGCGCCGAGTTCGCTACCGGGTAAATAACTCAGCAGAGGGCAAACGACGGGGGTATGACCCTGCTGGCGCAACAATGCCGCCAGTTCATCGGCTGCGGGTTGCGGGCGCAGGATCAGCGGGGTCATGCGTTATACACTGCATGTAAAATGGCGTCTGCACCTTGGGCTAACAGCTGTTCTGCCAGTAACCTCACCTAAGGCTTCGGCCTGGGCTTTCGGGCCGGAAACATCACCGCGGATAATTTGTTGGCCATCCAGCGCGCCGACCAAGCCGCGTAACCAGATATGCTCATCTTCCATTACGGCATACGCTCCGATAGGCACCTGACAACCGCCCTGCAGTTTACGATTCATGGCCCGTTCCGCCATTACACAATAACGCGTCATGGCATGTTCCAGCGGGGCTAACGAACGCTTGCGTTTGTGCATCGTCGAGGCGGCATTCAATGCCGACCGCACCTTGCCCGTTGGCGGGCAAACTGAGTTCCGGTGGCAATAGCGAACGAATACGGTCGGCTTTCTCTAATCGGCGTAAACCGGCAGCGGCCAGAATGATGGCATCGTAATCACCGGCGTCGAGTTTGGCTAAACGAGAATTCACATTGCCACGCAGATCGTGAATTTGCAGATCCGGGCGTTGGGCGCCGGTAACTGACATTGCCGGCGCAGACTCGAAGTGCCGACTATGGCTCCTTGTGGTAATTCATACACATTGGCATAACGGGTGCTGACAAAGGCATCGTGCGGATCATCGCGTTCACAGATCACCGCCAGACCCCAACCCCGCCGGGAAGTCGACCGGTACATCTTTCATGGAATGGACGGCGATATCGGCGCGGTTTTCCAGCATGGCTTGTTCTAATTCTTTAACAAACAAACCTTTTACCACCAATTTTAGCCAGTGGCGTATCGAGAATTTTGTCGCCTTGTGTACTCATCGGCACGAGGGTCACTTGTAAGCCGGGGTGATGTAATTCCAGCTGTTGTTTAACAAAGTTAGCCTGCCACAAGGCCAGCGGACTTTTTCGGGTGGCGATACGCAATTCGGTCATAACAGTTTGTGCCGAATGGGTTTTCATTGATAGTAGCATGGCTGATAACTCAGGTTGAACTGTGAGCATGACATCGCACCATTGCGGGGAGGTTTACCCGCGCTGTCAGCTGTGCTAACATGGGGAGATTACACCCCGCCTTGCTGGCGAAGTGTCCAATATTGATCAACTAAGGCCAAACGGTTGTTTAAACAGTTTGAGTTGCTGATTGCCCGCGCGGATGCCATCAATCAAATCAAGATGGAACGGGCGCTGGAGGCAATGAAACGAAGCAGGCCGGCGCATGCTCTCCATGCTGCCGGTTTCTGCTGCATTACCATCATCCACACCTTCCGGGTTATATCTCGGGTGAGGTGCCGTATGGTATTGCCAATTTTCAGCCCGACGCGGCGCAACGCAAATTCCTGTTTACGCAATGTGGCCACACCACCGAGCCTGAAGTTACCGAATCTTGTTTGATCTGCCGTATATACCATGGGCAGCACCTCATCGATTGGTCAAAGTATCACCTCTGATCTCGATATCTGGGTTTGTCATAACCCCGAGTTATCGCTGGAGCGACTGGCGCTCGTTAGAGCAAAAGTGTCAGCTGATTTCCTGTCTGGCAGAACAACACGGCGTGGAGATGAACTTCTTCTTGATCCCGGAAAATAAATTTCGGGTCGGTAATCGCGCGCAGGTGGGGTTGGATAACTGCGGCAGTGCGCAGCATTTGCTATTGCTGAAGAGTTTTACCGCAGTGCTACCCGTGTGGCGGGTAAACGTCTGTATGGCCGCTGATCTCGGCGGAACGGGAAGATGAATACGATGCACTGGCATCGGCGTTGTTCAGCACCGGCATGATTTCCGAAGATGACTGGCTAGATCTCGGCGGTGTCAGTCATATTCCGGCGGAAGAGTATTTGGCTCTGCGTTGTGGCTGCTCTATAAGGGGCTGGATTCGCCTTACAAAGCGGTATTAAAAATTCTGGTAATGGAAGCCTATTCTTCCGAGTTTCCGCATACCGAACTGTTGGCCGTCCAGGCCAAACGCTGGTTCCAGCAAAATGATGATTTTGGTTTATCGCTCGATGCCTATTATCTGATGCTGGATAAGGTCACCGACTATCTGACCAAGTTGGGTGACACCAAACGGCTCGATCTGGCACGGCGCTGTTTTTATCTGAAGATCTGCGATGCGCTGAGTCGCAATGAACCGCCCCAACACGGCCGCTGGCGGCGCGAATTGTTAGTGAAACTGGTGCGGCAATGGGGCTGGAAATCAGACCATTCTGCAACAACTCGACAGCCACGCGCAGTGGAAGGTTGAGCAGGTTAAAGTTGCTTACGAAGAGCTGTTAAGCGCCCTGATGCAAAGTTACAGCAAGCTGATCCAGTTTGCGCGGCGCAATAACATCAGTGAATCCATTAACCCGGAAGATATTGGCATTCTGGTCACGCAAACTCTACACCGCGTTTGAAGCGTTACCGCGCGCAAAGTACAACGTATTAACCTGAAAATTGCGCCTGATCTGCGAGAGTCGAATTTAAGCCTGATCCAAGTACCACCGGGGCATCTGAATCGTCAGGGCTTGGT harbors:
- a CDS encoding uroporphyrinogen-III C-methyltransferase: MSEAQESSLPPTGQEPKHRTVRRRSSSKTAIGLLLVLIAGIGGFSFYVYQQQQQSAQELAALRSELQQFHSEQTPIMAGQQTVKDALASFGEQQLKLDSRQRELEQKWQEKEHQRPNDWMLAEASYLVRMAGRKLWLEQDLTTASALLIDADSRIQAIADPSLIPLRKALADDIAKLKSAPEIDREGLSLRVGTLLDNIDQLKIKGSDPKLDNDPVDDEVSDQLSDWKSNLEKSAKQFAEHFVTIRRRNSDVEALLSPEQSAYLQENLRLQLQLAQLSLLRQEQANFRNHLQKAQSWLDDYYEPDDSATQFMQKELTALQEVDITAHYPQTFAVQPLLEKMLSERWQTAPAAR
- a CDS encoding uroporphyrinogen-III synthase — its product is MPPPLRNGNSREFRVISPTDARSEGLLALPVLCNPPRGKMFLILRGNGGRELLADVLLELGAHVSYLECYRRHYLHTDGAPLLQEWQAAGVDSVIISSSKLFRQLIRLLPETASDWLSSQLWFVPSQRTADEIHQAGFNRVTIMSGVQHEAVVAALQNNPEDITHE
- a CDS encoding uroporphyrinogen-III synthase, whose translation is MTPLILRPQPAADELAALLRQQGHTPVVCPLLSYLPGSELGALTSRLSQADIVIAISVAAVQYASEQLVQQQTSWPSHCIYLAVGATTAAQWQQQGVQGHQPNRCP
- a CDS encoding class I adenylate cyclase, coding for MWLLYKGLDSPYKAVLKILVMEAYSSEFPHTELLAVQAKRWFQQNDDFGLSLDAYYLMLDKVTDYLTKLGDTKRLDLARRCFYLKICDALSRNEPPQHGRWRRELLVKLVRQWGWKSDHSATTRQPRAVEG
- a CDS encoding class I adenylate cyclase, with protein sequence MQQLDSHAQWKVEQVKVAYEELLSALMQSYSKLIQFARRNNISESINPEDIGILVTQTLHRV